One stretch of Comamonas testosteroni DNA includes these proteins:
- a CDS encoding D-amino acid dehydrogenase has translation MHVCIVGAGIVGLATAYALQSAGCRVTVLERGPGPAAGASGGNGAQLSYSYVQPLADPGIWKMLPQLLLEKDSPLALRLRADPAQWAWGLRFLGACNARASMAGTQALLRLAAESRQAFESLQAQESLSCALHTPGKLVLYETQQGLDAAARQVALQSRLGGASQQVVDATAAVRLEPALAGYAGRMAGAVHTPSESAADCRQLCEQLAALLAVRGAELRYDTEVLGFERQGDAVTGLRTAAGLLQAEHYVLASGWESPAHARLLGLRIPVYPLKGYSITVDIPSSHTHAAPRVSVTDTARKVVFARLGERLRVAGMVEIIGRDTRIDPARIDSLRRSTQQVFAQLPLQGSLHPWSGMRPATPTGLPITGRQRGGPRNLWLQTGHGALGLTLAFGSAQRLAAQMRAA, from the coding sequence ATGCATGTCTGCATCGTGGGCGCCGGCATCGTCGGCCTGGCCACTGCCTATGCGCTGCAGAGCGCGGGCTGCCGGGTCACCGTTCTGGAGCGCGGGCCCGGCCCGGCAGCGGGCGCCAGCGGCGGCAACGGCGCGCAGCTCAGCTATTCCTACGTACAGCCGCTGGCCGATCCCGGCATCTGGAAGATGCTGCCGCAACTGCTGCTGGAAAAGGACTCGCCGCTGGCCCTGCGCCTGCGTGCCGATCCCGCCCAATGGGCCTGGGGACTGCGCTTTCTGGGCGCCTGCAATGCCCGCGCCTCCATGGCCGGTACGCAGGCGCTGCTGAGGCTGGCCGCCGAAAGCCGGCAGGCTTTCGAGAGCCTGCAGGCGCAGGAGTCCCTGAGCTGCGCACTGCACACGCCGGGCAAGCTGGTGCTGTACGAGACGCAGCAGGGCCTGGATGCCGCGGCCCGGCAGGTGGCCCTGCAATCGCGCCTTGGCGGCGCCAGCCAGCAGGTGGTGGATGCCACCGCCGCCGTGCGCCTGGAGCCCGCGCTGGCCGGCTACGCGGGCCGCATGGCGGGCGCCGTTCACACCCCCAGTGAAAGTGCCGCCGACTGCCGCCAGCTGTGCGAGCAGCTGGCAGCGCTGCTGGCCGTGCGCGGCGCCGAGTTGCGCTATGACACCGAGGTGCTGGGCTTCGAGCGCCAGGGCGACGCCGTCACCGGCCTGCGCACCGCCGCCGGCCTGCTGCAGGCCGAGCACTATGTGCTGGCCAGCGGCTGGGAAAGCCCGGCCCATGCGCGCCTGCTGGGCCTGCGCATTCCCGTCTATCCGCTCAAGGGCTACAGCATCACCGTGGACATACCGTCCAGCCACACCCATGCCGCGCCGCGCGTGAGCGTGACCGACACCGCGCGCAAGGTGGTGTTCGCGCGCCTGGGCGAGCGCCTGCGCGTGGCCGGCATGGTGGAGATCATCGGTCGCGACACACGCATCGATCCAGCCCGCATCGACAGCCTGCGCCGCTCCACTCAGCAGGTCTTCGCCCAGCTACCGCTACAGGGCTCGCTGCATCCCTGGAGCGGCATGCGCCCGGCCACACCCACGGGCCTGCCCATCACCGGCCGCCAGCGCGGAGGCCCGCGCAATCTGTGGCTGCAGACCGGCCATGGTGCGCTGGGCCTGACGCTGGCCTTCGGCTCGGCGCAGCGACTGGCTGCACAGATGCGCGCTGCCTGA
- a CDS encoding amino acid ABC transporter substrate-binding protein, with translation MQLHSTVLCAALGLGFLGAAHADTLAKVRDSGRITLAYRESSVPFSYLDNGKPIGMTVELSQAVAEAVKKVLNQPALEVRWQAVTSQNRMPLLANGTIDLECGSTTNNTVRAKEVGFAINHFYTGTRLLVKKSSGIQNYADLKGKTAAITTGTTNLQVLRKANAEQGWGMNIVMAKDHADGFLLVENDRAAAFGMDDILLYGLIANAKNPKDFHVVADALQVEPYACMLRKDDPQFKQLVDGVIGDMMKSGAFARLYDKWFMQPIPPKNAALGLPMSEQLQRNVQERGDKPAF, from the coding sequence ATGCAACTTCACTCCACCGTGCTTTGCGCGGCACTGGGCCTGGGTTTTCTGGGCGCTGCCCATGCCGATACCCTGGCCAAGGTGCGCGACAGCGGACGCATCACGCTGGCTTACCGCGAGTCCTCCGTGCCCTTCAGCTACCTGGACAACGGCAAGCCCATCGGCATGACCGTGGAGCTTTCGCAGGCGGTGGCCGAAGCCGTGAAGAAGGTGCTGAACCAGCCCGCGCTGGAGGTGCGCTGGCAGGCCGTGACCTCGCAGAACCGCATGCCGCTGCTGGCCAACGGCACCATAGACCTGGAGTGCGGATCGACCACCAACAACACGGTACGGGCCAAGGAGGTGGGCTTTGCCATCAATCACTTCTACACCGGAACGCGGCTGCTGGTGAAGAAGAGCTCGGGCATCCAGAACTATGCCGACCTCAAGGGCAAGACCGCGGCCATCACCACCGGCACCACCAATCTGCAGGTGCTGCGCAAGGCCAATGCCGAGCAGGGCTGGGGCATGAACATCGTCATGGCCAAGGACCATGCCGACGGCTTTCTGCTGGTCGAGAACGACCGCGCCGCGGCCTTCGGCATGGACGACATCCTGCTCTACGGCCTGATCGCCAACGCCAAGAATCCCAAGGATTTCCACGTCGTGGCCGATGCGCTGCAGGTCGAGCCCTATGCCTGCATGCTGCGCAAGGACGACCCGCAGTTCAAGCAGCTGGTGGATGGCGTGATCGGCGACATGATGAAGTCGGGCGCATTCGCCAGGCTCTACGACAAATGGTTCATGCAGCCCATCCCGCCCAAGAACGCGGCCCTGGGTCTGCCCATGAGCGAGCAGCTGCAGCGCAACGTGCAGGAGCGCGGCGACAAGCCGGCGTTCTGA
- a CDS encoding aspartate/glutamate racemase family protein, with amino-acid sequence MQAVGILGGMGPAAGADFVRLFVQACTRHLQDRGLPVRDQAYPEHWLVQLPMPDRTQALRSDPQSPAGPAPHLLQGAGRLAALGVRSVALACNTAHAWHGQIQGLFPQLRVLHIAQQTALYLKAGGARQALVLATDGTYDSGLYDAALAECGIAALRPGPAGRDRLMQGIYEGVKQGDMPLAVQCFGEALAPLLQRHGAVPVIMGCTEIPLALPQAPQARGAELVDPAWILACALAQDAYAH; translated from the coding sequence ATGCAGGCTGTGGGCATTCTCGGCGGCATGGGGCCTGCAGCGGGCGCAGATTTCGTGCGCCTGTTCGTGCAGGCCTGCACCCGGCACCTGCAGGACCGGGGACTGCCCGTGCGCGACCAGGCCTATCCCGAGCACTGGCTGGTGCAGCTGCCCATGCCCGATCGCACGCAGGCGCTGCGCAGCGATCCGCAGTCCCCTGCGGGCCCGGCACCGCATCTGCTGCAGGGCGCGGGCCGGCTCGCGGCCCTGGGCGTGCGCAGCGTGGCCCTGGCCTGCAACACGGCCCATGCCTGGCATGGGCAGATACAGGGGCTTTTTCCGCAACTGCGCGTGCTGCACATCGCGCAGCAGACGGCGCTGTACCTGAAGGCAGGCGGCGCGCGCCAGGCCCTGGTGCTGGCCACGGACGGAACCTATGACAGCGGGCTCTACGACGCGGCGCTGGCCGAGTGCGGCATTGCCGCGCTGCGGCCCGGACCGGCGGGCCGGGACCGGCTCATGCAAGGTATCTACGAGGGCGTGAAACAGGGCGATATGCCGCTGGCCGTGCAATGCTTCGGCGAGGCGCTGGCACCGCTGCTGCAGCGCCACGGTGCCGTGCCCGTGATCATGGGCTGCACCGAAATCCCGCTGGCCCTGCCGCAGGCGCCGCAGGCCCGCGGCGCCGAGCTGGTGGACCCGGCGTGGATACTGGCCTGTGCGCTGGCGCAGGATGCATACGCGCACTAA